A section of the Methanoculleus horonobensis genome encodes:
- a CDS encoding HNH endonuclease domain-containing protein: MDLAQYRRINTIIERDSADATYKYALLRGVIEICQQSSHLREDDGDQVSFPLGLLIEKWLLYYYPIFAAPAFIPQKNGETPDPETGKAVSFRKHFVPVIDYYRDRGGISVFYNDYARGTMPAGIQPAFRTLVKAIRKTITEMPMKHLGYSQSKEHYSVFDYDRPLYRISGDGPIDRASLIENSGRFSLSRDLCTVFEHFGGFISGEESLLKKWAEFTAAADKTGTVTEECMLSLLTKTPTTERAIADARNFYRSVFAEEGTLTCVWSGKAISSPEAMHIDHVLPFSVWKNNDLWNLLPALDFINTRKRDRIPDPSLLESRRDCIIGYWDILHDHAPRPFEREIAVSLLGLETPGSDWQDQAFDHLAEKCAYLIHVRGYEAWVI, encoded by the coding sequence ATGGATCTCGCCCAGTACCGCCGGATCAACACCATCATCGAGCGGGACAGCGCCGACGCGACCTACAAGTACGCCCTCCTCCGGGGCGTCATCGAGATCTGCCAGCAGTCCTCGCACCTGCGGGAGGACGACGGCGATCAGGTCTCGTTCCCCCTCGGTCTGCTCATCGAGAAGTGGCTGCTCTACTACTATCCCATCTTTGCAGCCCCGGCGTTCATCCCGCAGAAGAACGGGGAGACGCCGGACCCGGAGACCGGCAAGGCCGTCTCGTTCCGGAAGCACTTCGTGCCGGTCATCGACTACTACCGGGACCGGGGCGGGATCTCGGTCTTCTACAACGACTATGCCCGCGGCACCATGCCGGCCGGGATCCAGCCCGCGTTCCGGACGCTCGTGAAAGCGATCCGGAAGACCATCACCGAGATGCCGATGAAGCACCTCGGGTACTCGCAGTCAAAGGAGCACTACTCGGTCTTCGACTACGACCGGCCGCTCTACCGGATCTCCGGCGACGGCCCCATCGACCGGGCCTCCCTGATCGAGAACTCCGGCCGGTTCTCCCTCTCCCGCGACCTCTGCACGGTCTTCGAGCACTTCGGGGGGTTCATCTCCGGAGAGGAGAGCCTCTTGAAGAAATGGGCCGAGTTCACCGCGGCCGCGGACAAGACCGGGACCGTCACCGAGGAGTGCATGCTCTCCCTGCTCACGAAGACCCCGACAACCGAACGGGCGATCGCGGATGCACGAAACTTCTACCGGTCGGTCTTTGCGGAGGAAGGGACGCTCACCTGCGTCTGGTCGGGGAAGGCCATCTCCTCGCCGGAAGCGATGCACATCGACCACGTCCTCCCGTTCTCGGTCTGGAAGAACAACGACCTCTGGAACCTCCTCCCCGCTCTTGACTTCATCAACACTAGAAAACGCGACCGCATCCCCGACCCTTCGCTCCTCGAATCCCGGCGAGACTGCATCATCGGCTACTGGGACATCCTCCACGACCACGCTCCCCGCCCGTTCGAGCGGGAGATCGCGGTCTCCCTCCTCGGCCTCGAAACACCGGGGAGCGACTGGCAGGACCAGGCCTTCGACCACCTCGCCGAAAAATGCGCCTACCTCATCCACGTCCGGGGGTACGAAGCATGGGTGATATAG
- a CDS encoding HIT family protein, which yields MGDIGCPFCNPPPEDIVLSNNLCYARYDKYPVSPGHLLVIPFRHVADFFDATDAEEIALLALVRDAKTLLDDRFHPDGYNVGVNVRAAAGQTVMHLHIHVIPRYAGDVEDPRGGVRGAIPEKRAY from the coding sequence ATGGGTGATATAGGCTGTCCCTTCTGCAACCCGCCTCCCGAAGACATAGTCCTCTCAAACAACCTCTGCTACGCCCGCTATGATAAGTATCCAGTCAGCCCCGGCCACCTCCTCGTCATCCCCTTCCGCCACGTCGCGGACTTCTTCGACGCGACCGACGCGGAAGAGATCGCCCTCCTCGCCCTCGTCCGCGACGCGAAAACCCTCCTCGACGACCGGTTTCATCCCGACGGCTACAACGTCGGCGTGAACGTGCGAGCGGCCGCCGGCCAGACGGTGATGCACCTCCATATCCACGTCATCCCCCGGTATGCCGGGGACGTGGAAGACCCCCGGGGCGGGGTGCGGGGGGCGATCCCGGAGAAGAGAGCGTACTGA
- a CDS encoding Hsp20/alpha crystallin family protein yields the protein MEERELSCPFQKAFGPGICGMHRRLHEMMAAPGQRVMPVIRGAGIPVDIRNLEDEVEVEVVADLPGVESSDVAIRLTGPMTLRITVRKREEEEREGYAVRERLSGEMTRVVNLPAEVTDEAAAATLRNGVLAVRLRKAPGQGVEIPVREG from the coding sequence ATGGAAGAGAGAGAACTGTCGTGCCCGTTTCAGAAGGCGTTCGGCCCGGGGATCTGCGGGATGCACCGGCGGCTCCACGAGATGATGGCGGCGCCCGGGCAGCGGGTGATGCCCGTGATCCGGGGTGCGGGGATCCCGGTCGATATCCGGAACCTCGAGGACGAGGTCGAGGTCGAGGTCGTCGCCGACCTCCCGGGAGTGGAGAGCAGCGATGTCGCGATACGGCTCACCGGCCCAATGACGCTGCGGATCACCGTCCGAAAGAGGGAGGAGGAAGAACGGGAAGGCTACGCCGTCAGGGAGCGGCTCTCCGGCGAGATGACCCGGGTCGTGAACCTTCCCGCGGAGGTCACGGACGAGGCTGCGGCGGCCACCCTCCGAAACGGCGTGCTGGCGGTGCGGTTGAGGAAGGCTCCCGGTCAGGGGGTCGAGATCCCGGTCAGGGAAGGATAG
- a CDS encoding ATP-binding protein, which yields MMQGMIRRDAEAQIRSLALGFPAVAVIGPRQSGKTTLVRSVFPQLPYVLLEDPDTRAFAEEDPRSFLAQYEKTGAVLDEVQRVPELFSYLQGVLDTNRRPGQFILTGSQNFLMMERISQSLAGRVGIVKLLPLSMGELVRAGIGIERYEDLLYAGLFPRPYSSSIHPRDFYSSYIQTYIERDLRLLKQVQNLSAFQTFLKMCAYRSGQVVNYSSLAHDCGITYNTAKEWLSLLETSMLVVQVRPHHKNFNKRLIKVPKLYFTDPGLAAHLAGIQGADDLVYHPLKGGLFESLIITEFLKSRFNRGKESNLYFWRDKLGHEIDCIIEYQGWDPVPVEIKSGRTASADFFDEITYWNGLSGNAPDRSFVVYGGDRSQRRAMGQLIGYRDLEPILQYLA from the coding sequence ATGATGCAGGGAATGATCCGGCGGGATGCGGAGGCGCAGATCCGATCGCTCGCTCTCGGCTTTCCGGCGGTAGCCGTCATCGGCCCCCGCCAGTCAGGCAAGACGACGCTCGTCCGGTCGGTATTCCCGCAGCTGCCCTACGTCTTGCTCGAGGATCCCGACACCCGCGCCTTCGCAGAGGAGGATCCCCGCAGCTTTCTTGCACAGTACGAGAAGACCGGGGCGGTTCTCGACGAGGTGCAGAGGGTTCCGGAGCTCTTCTCGTACCTCCAGGGAGTCCTTGATACGAACCGGAGGCCGGGACAGTTCATCCTCACCGGATCCCAGAACTTCCTGATGATGGAACGGATATCCCAGTCGCTTGCCGGCCGGGTCGGGATCGTCAAACTCCTCCCCCTCTCGATGGGGGAACTTGTCCGTGCCGGGATAGGGATTGAACGCTACGAGGATCTCCTCTACGCCGGCCTCTTCCCCCGCCCCTACAGCAGCAGCATTCACCCGCGAGACTTCTACTCGTCGTATATCCAGACCTACATCGAGCGCGACCTCCGCCTTCTCAAGCAGGTGCAGAACCTCTCGGCGTTCCAGACGTTCCTGAAGATGTGCGCCTACCGGTCCGGCCAGGTGGTGAACTACTCGTCCCTCGCCCATGACTGCGGCATCACCTACAACACGGCAAAAGAGTGGCTCTCCCTCCTGGAGACATCGATGCTGGTCGTCCAGGTCAGGCCCCATCACAAGAACTTCAACAAGCGGCTTATCAAGGTGCCCAAACTTTACTTCACGGACCCCGGCCTTGCTGCGCATCTGGCCGGGATACAGGGTGCCGACGACCTCGTTTACCACCCCCTGAAAGGAGGGCTCTTTGAATCGCTCATCATAACGGAGTTCCTGAAGTCCCGGTTTAACCGGGGCAAAGAGTCCAACCTCTACTTCTGGCGGGACAAACTCGGGCATGAGATCGACTGCATCATCGAGTATCAGGGGTGGGATCCCGTCCCGGTCGAGATCAAGTCGGGCAGAACGGCAAGTGCCGACTTCTTTGACGAGATCACGTACTGGAACGGGCTCTCCGGCAACGCCCCGGATCGCTCGTTCGTTGTCTACGGGGGCGACCGGTCCCAGCGCCGGGCGATGGGGCAACTGATCGGGTACCGGGATCTCGAGCCGATCCTGCAGTACCTGGCGTGA